A region from the Acomys russatus chromosome 24, mAcoRus1.1, whole genome shotgun sequence genome encodes:
- the Sapcd2 gene encoding LOW QUALITY PROTEIN: suppressor APC domain-containing protein 2 (The sequence of the model RefSeq protein was modified relative to this genomic sequence to represent the inferred CDS: inserted 2 bases in 2 codons; deleted 1 base in 1 codon) — translation MAVAAMGERGRLXAAAPSTEGLPRAFLQSLRTLFDILDDRQRGYVHLREIESRWQGADARELPCGVLEGLRQVAPASGYLTFERFVAGLRTSLLNADGGPREQARGVVRPXDQSSLQQRLMFAPADEPRTVLERKPLPSSARPAPAGPSGTSRNPELLLCARAETAPCPAGPEPPLGKALERRPSADSGPSQCDTLQRQPGLLLHPGRGAPSTFAEEGAPACKTLDPGTGEARQAPRARGERRRHTITNGVDCGLVKALKELDQEQEVLLQGLEMMARGREWYQQQLQRVQERQRRLSQSRAAADFGAEGSPRPLGKLLPKVQEVARCLGELLTAACSGRALPSPSSGPPGPTSPSTPVWQQQTILMLKEWNRLLTQEVTDKSQRITQLEREKSALIKQLFEARALSQQDAGPLDSTFI, via the exons ATGGCTGTGGCAGCGATGGGCGAGCGTGGCCGCC CCGCCGCCGCGCCCAGCACCGAGGGTCTCCCGCGAGCCTTTCTCCAGAGCCTGCGCACCCTCTTCGACATCCTGGACGACCGGCAGCGCGGCTACGTGCACCTGCGCGAGATCGAGTCCCGCTGGCAGGGTGCAGACGCGCGCGAGCTGCCGTGCGGCGTGCTCGAGGGCCTGCGCCAGGTGGCCCCGGCCAGTGGCTACCTGACTTTCGAGCGCTTCGTGGCGGGTTTGCGCACCTCGCTGCTGAACGCCGACGGCGGCCCACGGGAGCAGGCACGCGGCGTGGTCCGAC GGGACCAGTCCTCGCTGCAGCAGCGCCTGATGTTCGCACCGGCCGACGAGCCGCGGACTGTCCTAGAGAGGAAGCCGCTACCCTCGAGTGCGCGCCCTGCTCCTGCCGGCCCCAGTGGCACCTCCCGGAACCCTGAGCTATTATTGTGCGCCCGGGCGGAGACGGCGCCCTGCCCCGCAGGGCCCGAGCCGCCCCTGGGCAAGGCGCTGGAGCGGAGGCCCAGCGCAGATTCGG GTCCTTCTCAGTGTGACACCCTGCAGAGACAACCCGGCTTACTTCTCCACCCAGGCCGAGGAGCACCTAGCACA TTTGCTGaagaag GTGCCCCAGCCTGCAAGACCCTGGACCCAGGCACAGGAGAAGCCCGGCAGGCTCCGCGGGCCCGAGGCGAACGTCGGAGGCATACCATCACCAACGGTGTAGACTGTGGCCTGGTGA AAGCGCTGAAGGAGTTGGACCAGGAACAGGAAGTGCTGCTGCAGGGCCTGGAGATGATGGCTCGGGGCCGGGAATGGtaccagcagcagctgcagcgcGTGCAGGAACGGCAGCGCCGTCTGAGCCAGAGCAGAGCTGCAGCC GACTTTGGGGCTGAAGGGAGCCCCCGCCCACTGGGGAAGTTGCTGCCCAAAGTTCAGGAGGTGGCCCGGTGCCTGGGGGAGCTGTTGACTGCGGCCTGTTCCGGCAGA GCTCTGCCTTCGCCTTCTTCAGGGCCCCCGGGCCCCACCTCACCCTCAACGCCAGTCTGGCAGCAGCAGACCATCCTCATGCTCAAAGAATGGAACCGGCTTCTCACTCAG GAGGTGACTGATAAGAGCCAGCGCATCACTCAGCTGGAGCGAGAGAAGTCTGCACTCATCAAGCAACTGTTTGAGGCCCGAGCTCTCAGCCAGCAGGATGCGGGGCCTCTGGACTCCACTTTCATCTAG
- the LOC127207137 gene encoding LOW QUALITY PROTEIN: suppressor APC domain-containing protein 2-like (The sequence of the model RefSeq protein was modified relative to this genomic sequence to represent the inferred CDS: inserted 2 bases in 2 codons; deleted 1 base in 1 codon), which produces MAVAAMGERGRLPHAAPSTEGLPRAFLQSLRTLFDILDDRQRGYVHLREIESRWQGADARELPCGVLEGLRQVAPASGYLTFERFVAGLRTSLLNADGGPREQARGVVRPGDQSSLQQRLMFAPADEPRTVLERKPLPSSARPAPAGPSGTSRNPELLLCARAETAPCPAGPEPPLGKALERRPSADSGPSQCDTLQRQPGLLLHPGRGAPSTFAEEGAPACKTLDPGTGEXRQAPRARGERRRHTITNGVDCGLLKQLKELDQEQEVLLQGLEMMARGREWYQQQLQRVQERQRRLSQSRAAADFGAEGSPRPLGKLLPKXQEVARCLGELLTAACSGRALPSPSSGPPGPTSPSTPVWQQQTILMLKEWNRLLTQEVTDKSQRITQLEREKSALIKQLFEARALSQQDAGPLDSTFI; this is translated from the exons ATGGCTGTGGCAGCGATGGGCGAGCGTGGCCGCCTACCGCACGCCGCGCCCAGCACCGAGGGTCTCCCGCGAGCCTTTCTCCAGAGCCTGCGCACCCTCTTCGACATCCTGGACGACCGGCAGCGCGGCTACGTGCACCTGCGCGAGATCGAGTCCCGCTGGCAGGGTGCAGACGCGCGCGAGCTGCCGTGCGGCGTGCTCGAGGGCCTGCGCCAGGTGGCCCCGGCCAGTGGCTACCTGACTTTCGAGCGCTTCGTGGCGGGTTTGCGCACCTCGCTGCTGAACGCCGACGGCGGCCCACGGGAGCAGGCACGCGGCGTGGTCCGACCTGGGGACCAGTCCTCGCTGCAGCAGCGCCTGATGTTCGCACCGGCCGACGAGCCGCGGACTGTCCTAGAGAGGAAGCCGCTACCCTCGAGTGCGCGCCCTGCTCCTGCCGGCCCCAGTGGCACCTCCCGGAACCCTGAGCTATTATTGTGCGCCCGGGCGGAGACGGCGCCCTGCCCCGCAGGGCCCGAGCCGCCCCTGGGCAAGGCGCTGGAGCGGAGGCCCAGCGCAGATTCGG GTCCTTCTCAGTGTGACACCCTGCAGAGACAACCCGGCTTACTTCTCCACCCAGGCCGAGGAGCACCTAGCACA TTTGCTGaagaag GTGCCCCAGCCTGCAAGACCCTGGACCCAGGCACAGGAG GCCGGCAGGCTCCGCGGGCCCGAGGCGAACGTCGGAGGCATACCATCACCAACGGTGTAGACTGTGGCCTG TTGAAGCAGCTGAAGGAGTTGGACCAGGAACAGGAAGTGCTGCTGCAGGGCCTGGAGATGATGGCTCGGGGCCGGGAATGGtaccagcagcagctgcagcgcGTGCAGGAACGGCAGCGCCGTCTGAGCCAGAGCAGAGCTGCAGCC GACTTTGGGGCTGAAGGGAGCCCCCGCCCACTGGGGAAGTTGCTGCCCA GTCAGGAGGTGGCCCGGTGCCTGGGGGAGCTGTTGACTGCAGCCTGTTCCGGCAGA GCTCTGCCTTCGCCTTCTTCAGGGCCCCCGGGCCCCACCTCACCCTCAACGCCAGTCTGGCAGCAGCAGACCATCCTCATGCTCAAAGAATGGAACCGGCTGCTCACTCAG GAGGTGACTGATAAGAGCCAGCGCATCACTCAGCTGGAGCGAGAGAAGTCTGCACTCATCAAGCAACTGTTTGAGGCCCGAGCTCTCAGCCAGCAGGATGCGGGGCCTCTGGACTCCACTTTCATCTAG
- the Entpd2 gene encoding ectonucleoside triphosphate diphosphohydrolase 2 translates to MAEKLVSLLPPLLLAAVGLAGLLLLCVPTQDVREPPAFKYGIVLDAGSSHTSVFVYKWPADKENNTGIVGQHSSCDVQGGGISSYANDPSRAGQSLVQCLEQALQDVPKDKHASTPLYLGATAGMRLLNLTSPEATARVLEAVTQTLTGFPFDFRGARILSGQDEGVFGWVTANYLLENFIKYAWVGRWIRPRKGTVGAMDLGGASTQITFETTSPSEDPDNEVYLRLYGQHYRVYTHSFLCYGRDQVLQRLLASALQIHRFHPCWPKGYSTQVPLREVYQSPCTKSQRPQTFNSSAIISLSGTSNATLCRDLVSGLFNFSSCSFSQCSFNGVFQPPVTGNFIAFSAFYYTVDFLKTVMGLPVGSLKELEAATEIICNQTWAELQARVPSQNTRLADYCAGATFIHQLLSRGYGFDERSFSGVLFQKKAADTAVGWALGYMLNLTNMIPADLPGLRKGTHFSSWVALLLLFAVLILAALVLLLRQVRSAKSPGAL, encoded by the exons ATGGCCGAAAAGTTGGTGTCACTATTGCCACCCTTGCTGCTCGCTGCGGTGGGCCTCGCCGGCCTCCTGCTGCTGTGCGTCCCAACTCAAGACGTCCGGGAGCCGCCCGCCTTCAAG TATGGCATCGTCCTGGACGCCGGCTCTTCACACACTTCCGTGTTTGTCTACAAGTGGCCAGCGGACAAGGAAAACAACACAGGCATCGTGGGCCAGCACAGCTCTTGCGatgttcaag GTGGGGGCATCTCCAGCTACGCAAATGACCCTTCTAGGGCGGGCCAGAGTCTGGTTCAATGTCTTGAGCAGGCACTTCAGGATGTGCCTAAAGACAAACATGCCAGCACACCACTGTACCTGGGAGCTACAGCAGGCATGCGCTTACTCAA CCTGACCAGCCCAGAGGCCACAGCCAGGGTGCTTGAGGCAGTGACACAGACGCTCACGGGGTTCCCCTTTGACTTCCGCGGTGCTCGCATCCTCTCGGGACAGGATGAAGGGGTGTTTGGCTGGGTGACTGCCAATTACCTGCTGGAGAACTTCATCAAG TATGCCTGGGTGGGCCGGTGGATCCGGCCAAGGAAGGGAACCGTGGGGGCCATGGACCTTGGGGGTGCCTCAACACAGATCACCTTTGAGACGACCAGCCCATCGGAAGATCCAGACAACGAGGTCTATCTGCGCCTCTACGGTCAGCACTACCGTGTCTACACCCATAGCTTCCTCTGCTATGGTCGAGACCAGGTTCTCCAGAGGCTGCTGGCCAGTGCCCTCCAG atccaTCGCTTCCACCCCTGCTGGCCAAAGGGCTACTCCACCCAAGTGCCGCTCCGGGAAGTCTACCAGTCACCATGCACTAAGAGTCAACGTCCCCAGACCTTCAACAGCAGTGCCATCATCAGCCTATCGGGGACCAGCAATGCCACCCTCTGTCGTGACCTGGTCTCTGGGCTCTTCaacttctcctcctgctccttttccCAATGCTCCTTCAATGGGGTCTTCCAGCCCCCCGTGACTGGGAACTTCATA GCCTTTTCTGCTTTCTACTATACTGTGGATTTCCTGAAGACAGTGATGGGGCTGCCCGTGGGATCCctgaaggagctggaggcagccaCTGAGATCATCTGCAACCAGACCTGGGCTGAG CTTCAGGCCCGAGTGCCAAGTCAGAACACGCGCCTGGCTGACTACTGTGCCGGAGCCACGTTCATACATCAGCTCCTGAGCCGTGGCTACGGCTTCGACGAGCGCTCTTTCAGCggagtgctcttccagaagaaG GCCGCGGACACGGCTGTCGGCTGGGCGCTGGGCTACATGCTGAATTTGACCAACATGATTCCCGCTGACCTCCCGGGCCTGCGGAAGGGCACTCACTTCAGCTCCTGGGTCGCTCTCCTCCTGCTCTTCGCAGTCCTGATCTTGGCGGCGCTGGTCCTGCTCCTGCGCCAGGTGCGCTCTGCCAAGTCCCCAGGCGCCCTCTAG